The Arachis ipaensis cultivar K30076 chromosome B07, Araip1.1, whole genome shotgun sequence genomic interval TCTGATGCCTTAACCACGGCGTTTCCGCAAACTCGGCCCGATTTCGCGGCGAAGTATATTCCTTCGCCGGAGCACTTAGTGACGTAGCCTGCTGCGTCACCAACGAGTGCCACGCGTCCTTTGACTCTCACGGGACGCGGGTGCTCTGGAATAGGGTGGGCCTCTACCTTGATCAATTTTCCACCGTTGATCTTGTCACGGACTCTATCCCTGATCCCTCTCTGGAGCAACTTAATATCCTGCTTCGAGCGCACAGTACCGGTGCCCACTGCCACGTGGTCACATTTGGGAAACACCCAACCGTAGAAATCGGGAGATACGTCGTTGCCTACGTACATCTCGGCGAGATTTTCATAATGCGCCATTTTCTCGTCCGGTAATCTGATTCTCTCCTGGAACGCGATTGCGCAGGTGTAGTCGCCGGCGCCGATTGATTTTGCGACGCGGCTGTTTGCTCCGTCCGCGCCGATCACGACGTCGACGGCAAGGCTCCGCCGGTAGGTGTTTTGTACGGTGTAGTGTATAGTGTAGGGAGCGGTCGGCGACGGAGGTAGGTCGACAGCCGTGACGAGGGCGGAGATGACGGTGGCACCGGCGGATGCGGCGCGTGAACGGAGGAAAGAGTCGAGGACCTCGCGGCGGAGCATGGCGATGAACTCGTTGGATTTTAGAGTTTTGCCGAAATCGACGGCGATGTTGGAAGGAGAGAAGATGCGCATGCGTGTGACGTGGCGGTCGACCAGGTGGAGAGGGATGGAGAACTCGTCGAGCATGCAGAGAGGGATTGCGCCGCCGCAGGGTTTGGCCGCGGACGGCGGGTTG includes:
- the LOC107608565 gene encoding geranylgeranyl diphosphate reductase, chloroplastic-like — protein: MAAKILTFSPFSLNTKTKSSKSKLHVNKLTIIASKSTHPSIAGRKLRAAVIGGGPAGSSAAEALAAGGVETFLFERNPPSAAKPCGGAIPLCMLDEFSIPLHLVDRHVTRMRIFSPSNIAVDFGKTLKSNEFIAMLRREVLDSFLRSRAASAGATVISALVTAVDLPPSPTAPYTIHYTVQNTYRRSLAVDVVIGADGANSRVAKSIGAGDYTCAIAFQERIRLPDEKMAHYENLAEMYVGNDVSPDFYGWVFPKCDHVAVGTGTVRSKQDIKLLQRGIRDRVRDKINGGKLIKVEAHPIPEHPRPVRVKGRVALVGDAAGYVTKCSGEGIYFAAKSGRVCGNAVVKASEGGLKMIDEHDLRREYLKIWDGEYTSMFRFLDLLQRVFYGSNAAKEALVELCGDEYVQRMTFESYLYKKLAKGRVLDDAKMVMNTIGSLVKCNILGRKMEGLIL